The Temnothorax longispinosus isolate EJ_2023e chromosome 12, Tlon_JGU_v1, whole genome shotgun sequence genome includes a window with the following:
- the LOC139822986 gene encoding electron transfer flavoprotein beta subunit lysine methyltransferase-like isoform X1, which yields MVSKIAMVIRKNICLKKLLFARKFSRSTNEAWDNFLRNSHRTSLKRFIQNHHDVANTILRNTEMTRDHLTPELKLFLLTENCPLYHEPFIDKSTDGRFDFLTRNVFQDPFWSIYWPGGQVLTRFILDEKERILGRMAQNARKDGIRILDLGAGCGATAIAAKLMNETCKIVANDISKVACVAIAMNAILNNVDIEVLWENLLEKPLEGLYDVIFVGDLLYDEEIANTLMTWLEDAYERGVRIYLGDPGRHGLSDDLRKRLRLLRRYSLPENIRKENHGYDVATVWEFDQT from the exons Atg GTTTCGAAGATAGCGATGGTTATCAGGAAAAACATATGTTTAAAGAAACTACTTTTCGcacgaaaattttcaagaagTACAAACGAGGCGTGGGACAATTTTCTACGTAATAGCCACAGAACGTCgcttaaaagatttattcagAATCATCACGACGTAGCGAATACGATCTTGAGAAACACGGAGATGACTCGCGATCATTTGACTCCGGAACTGAAGTTATTCCTGCTAACAGAGAACTGTCCCTTATATCACGAGCCATTCATTGATAAAAGTACAGATGGAAGATTCGATTTCTTGACCAGAAACGTATTTCAAGATCCATTTTGGTCTATATACTGGCCTGGAGGCCAAGTACTTACGAGATTCATTCTGGACGAAAAGGAAAGAATTTTAGGGCGCATGGCACAAAATGCGAGAAAAGATGGAATAAGGATACTGGATTTGGGTGCGGGATGCGGCGCTACGGCGATAGCTGcaaaattaatgaatgaaACGTGTAAGATTGTTGCAAATGACATCAGCAAAG TCGCTTGCGTAGCTATTGCGATGAATGCGATATTAAACAACGTAGACATTGAGGTGTTGTGGGAAAACTTGTTAGAAAAACCATTAGAAGGTCTATACGACGTGATCTTTGTGGGTGATTTATTGTACGACGAGGAAATAGCGAACACCTTAATGACCTGGTTGGAAGACGCATATGAACGAGGTGTGCGAATTTATCTAGGAGATCCAGGAAGGCACGGATTGAGCGACGATCTCAGAAAGCGATTGAGATTGCTACGACGATATTCTTTACCGGAAAACATCAGGAAAGAGAATCACGGTTACGACGTGGCTACTGTGTGGGAATTTGACCAGACTTGA
- the LOC139822981 gene encoding uncharacterized protein: protein MKATVSGISLLLGLLCVNLPGVTMDADPFCGGHLAGSRGVIHTPNFPGPFPIPIKCRWVIDVSDIPSTNSSIVVYLTQLYVYKGLRFTEYAYYESETMNYGAALVKEVTEGNVFEYRRLRTFRQFLVVEFELDRLEGNHVRVLNDLLDVYGFNVTYEMTEEHPNPDSCTVRDCSFAGNCLVSTDYTSFWCDCFDGFSGRSCNEGPLCFNDEHIPVCQNKATCRQIGAEAMHCNCPDGYVGHNCETRLLDTSDTECASENCILQCPVDEQEQPCTCKDGTKIYNNRSRYECRIKLSNVTSLRTGLISQQGSLELFVSKQLARYLKNSNITSMEELKILNVTPTAEVTFHFFGHSDDGDKIRESLNRLVQRRRLSEIALESTHFTFQQKPALKLQSLRINQVNDYEVHLGEQIVLSCAAQGSYSIDFIWYKDSMLVNTSKAVREIRINRMPNDGSDVYTSVLTIDKATLLDAGQYTCQVVDWGVQQCKGIYIEVRDEPDVKVVPMSATIEKGNDIQLTCMTPNMRNIGIGFGWTKNRALLKLEPGRAVWEDLYPAGSILKITNTQKSAIYTCNVAHKSMSVRVEVMNRTLIPICFKVKSWGLQWPDTAPGSEALLECPRYFVGRRVSRLCSMKDATTPEWQIPDFSSCLYEPLILPYNNFRSLTLGYQKTTSSDTIFAFREILRKRTLPLYPGEGDRIMSMLAEIERYQHSIDPQDAYTSAEALTHIINRILDDEYSILSQEKLSMLLQLTQRNLIHWSKQLKDVYKHLSLSSMVVDIQQLQSQSGDSITHSLQIPSSDYIYPDWYEDKVAIRLWKKKQRNVKSNNTFTGIVIVYKNMSRFIPTAYVKELDDGTDLEFRINSRVIAIAVPSFGADKYNKIWVDLQIRHLQNQTSSWNTSCGLIDNTGSWDLNTCIANTVSGDVMTHCLCPTTGTIAVFLTTRAVKVVLAKTEQTTFIIIFGCSSCLIQCLLSALILGAFWWKHKSWLNFLKLQCCGALIGAMAIFIYAVHTNLPESSYSLVAIGLEAFLLVGMSAPISEALIVYAELTQIRPSQHLQPTVIAVITGVPILAVFATELTHKSTGLRHESWWLIYGSGVYNIFVSCATMMFLVFMLLYMGVLHKVHTLVEENVMKREAIEARIRILHRAAIVICGIVAMEASSIFYINSSSVIFHYVFASLSFALGFSIIIVYIVNGESAIIGPMLRRIKWKRNVDEEHTSEPIKVCSKADAEVENDSATPPASSSIVGEPYREVRGVAAGSIDMRDFVSESSSAYAKSSVPTVSRFLPEIRIDHSDNIDLENYSTSPRKYQEPPVFVDPAFPARGTRVNEAVAYGVNERGGFRGDVSGKYRGDGKIFLPATSLSPEASAKVLCSADVESRLGAMPDVTLAVKSDVELSSRSSAELKSREHVVSAMPDIANTSERKQPDGEEKTPEIVVTAGGCDSATNGMLDRISHDLDYLLNRTHANEGA, encoded by the exons ATGAAGGCGACCGTGTCAGGCATTTCTCTTCTTCTGGGTCTCCTCTGCGTCAATCTTCCGGGTGTCACCATGGACGCTGACCCGTTCTGTGGTGGTCACTTGGCCGGCTCCAGGGGTGTTATACACACGCCGAATTTCCCCGGACCGTTTCCGATTCCGATCAAGTGCCGCTGGGTGATCGACGTGTCCGACATCCCGTCGACCAACAGCTCCATCGTTGTCTACCTGACGCAGCTCTACGTCTACAAGGGGCTGCGCTTCACCGAGTACGCGTACTACGAGTCCGAGACCATGAACTACGGGGCGGCCCTGGTTAAAGAGGTGACCGAGGGTAACGTCTTCGAGTACCGACGCCTCAGGACGTTCAGGCAGTTCCTGGTGGTCGAGTTCGAGCTCGATCGGCTCGAGGGTAATCACGTCAGGGTGCTGAATGACCTGCTTGACGTGTATGGATTCAACGTGACGTACGAAATGACCGAGGAACACCCGAATCCCGATTCGTGCACTGTACGTGATTGTTCCTTCGCGGGCAACTGTCTCGTCTCTACGGATTACAC GTCCTTCTGGTGCGATTGTTTCGATGGTTTTAGCGGAAGGAGCTGCAACGAAGGTCCGTTGTGTTTTAACGACGAACATATTCCAGTTTGCCAAAACAAAGCTACATGCAg GCAAATTGGGGCAGAAGCAATGCACTGTAATTGTCCGGATGGTTACGTTGGGCACAATTGCGAAACTCGTCTTTTAGACACCTCAGACACcg AATGCGCATCGGAGAATTGCATACTGCAATGTCCTGTTGACGAGCAGGAGCAACCGTGCACTTGTAAAGACGGCACAAAGATATACAACA ATCGATCGAGGTACGAATGCAGAATCAAGTTGTCGAACGTTACGTCTCTCCGCACGGGTCTGATATCTCAACAGGGAAGTTTGGAATTATTTGTCAGCAAGCAA CTTGCAAGATACTTAAAGAACTCCAATATCACTTCCATGgaggaattaaaaatcctgAACGTGAC ACCAACGGCCGAAGttacttttcattttttcgggCATTCCGACGACGGTGATAAAATTCGCGAGTCCCTCAATCGACTCGTGCAGCGTCGACGTCTCAGTGAAATTGCGTTGGAGTCCACGCACTTCACCTTCCAACAAAAGCCCGCGCTTAAGTTACAG AGTCTCCGTATTAATCAAGTAAACGATTACGAGGTTCACTTGGGAGAGCAAATCGTTTTGTCGTGCGCTGCTCAAGGAAGCTACAGCATAGATTTCATCTGGTACAAAGATAGCATGTTGGTGAATACGAGTAAAGCTGTCAG AGAAATTCGAATTAATCGTATGCCGAATGATGGATCGGATGTATACACGTCGGTGCTGACGATCGACAAGGCGACTCTGCTCGACGCCGGTCAATATACGTGTCAGGTAGTTGACTGGGGTGTGCAGCAATGCAAAGGTATCTACATCGAGGTCAGGGATGAGCCGGACGTGAAGGTGGTGCCGATGAGCGCCACTATAGAGAAA GGCAATGATATACAGCTGACCTGCATGACTCCCAACATGCGTAACATCGGGATCGGATTCGGTTGGACGAAGAATCGCGCCTTGCTCAAACTGGAGCCCGGTCGAGCGGTTTGGGAGGATCTGTATCCAGCGGGTAGCATTCTAAAGATCACTAACACTCAG AAATCGGCAATTTACACCTGCAACGTAGCGCACAAGTCTATGTCCGTGCGAGTTGAAGTCATGAATCGAACATTGATACCGATATGCTTCAAAGTGAAGTCCTGGGGTTTGCAATGGCCGGACACTGCACCTGGATCAGAGGCGTTGCTAGAGTGTCCTCGGTATTTCGTAGGCCGACGAGTGTCCAGGCTTTGCTCGATGAAAGACGCTACCACACCCGAATGGCAAATACCTGATTTTTCGTCCTGCTTATACGAACCGTTGATTTTACCGTATAATAAT TTTCGAAGTCTGACATTGGGTTACCAGAAAACCACGAGTTCGGACACGATCTTCGCCTTTAGGGAGATCTTGCGCAAACGTACGCTGCCGCTCTATCCTGGCGAAGGCGATCGTATAATGAGCATGTTGGCAGAAATCGAACGATATCAGCACAGTATCGATCCACAAGATGCATACACGTCCGCGGAGGCTTTGACTCACATAATAAATCGCATACTGGACGATGAATACTCAATCTTGAGTCAAGAG AAACTATCGATGTTGCTTCAGCTTACGCAACGAAATTTAATCCACTGGTCCAAACAGCTGAAAGATGTATATAAACATCTGTCTCTATCGTCCATGGTTGTAGATATTCAGCAACTGCAATCTCAAAGTGGAGACAGTATAACGCATTCCCTTCAAATACCTTCGTCcgattatat ATATCCTGATTGGTACGAAGACAAAGTAGCTATACGATTATGGAAGAAGAAGCAGCGCAATGTAAAATCTAATAACACATTTACCGGAATAGTTATCGTGTACAAAAACATGTCGCGATTTATACCAACAGCATACGTTAAGGAACTCGA TGACGGTACAGACTTAGAATTTCGCATCAATTCTCGAGTGATTGCTATCGCGGTGCCCTCCTTTGGCGCTGATAAATATAACAAGATATGGGTTGATCTGCAAATACGGCATTTACAAAATCAGACGAGCTCCTGGAACACGTCCTGCGGCCTGATAGATAACACTGGATCGTGGGATCTCAATACTTGCATAGCAAATACAGTGTCCGGCGATGTGATGACGCATTGTTTGTGCCCTACTACGGGGACAATAGCTGTTTTCTTGACGACCCGCGCAGTAAAA GTAGTGCTGGCGAAAACAGAGCAGACCACGTTTATCATAATATTCGGATGCAGTAGTTGCCTCATTCAGTGCTTGCTGTCTGCTTTGATACTAGGCGCTTTTTGGTGGAAGCACAAAAGCTGGCTGAATTTTCTAAAACTCCAGTGCTGCGGTGCATTGATAGGCGCGATGGCCATCTTTATTTACGCCGTCCACACTAATCTTCCggaa TCATCTTACTCGCTCGTGGCAATAGGATTAGAGGCGTTCCTCCTCGTGGGCATGTCCGCGCCTATTTCCGAGGCTCTAATAGTATATGCCGAGCTCACACAAATTCGACCGAGCCAACATCTCCAGCCGACGGTGATCGCAGTGATAACTG GGGTCCCGATCTTGGCTGTATTTGCAACCGAATTAACGCATAAGAGTACCGGATTGCGGCACGAATCCTGGTGGCTCATATATGGCAGCGGCGTCTACAACATATTTGTCAGCTGCGCTACAATGATGTTTTTAGTATTCATGCTGCTGTACATGGGGGTGCTCCACAAGGTCCACACATTAGTGGAAGAGAACGTGATGAAGAGAGAAGCTATAGAAGCGAG AATACGAATACTGCACCGTGCGGCTATCGTCATATGCGGCATCGTCGCCATGGAGGCATCctctattttctatataaattcatCATCCGTTATTTTCCACTACGTATTTGCGTCCTTATCTTTCGCCCTG GGCTTCAGTATAATAATCGTATACATCGTTAACGGCGAGAGTGCGATTATCGGGCCAATGCTGCGGAGAATCAAGTGGAAACGCAACGTAGACGAAGAACACACGTCGGAACCCATCAAAG TGTGTTCGAAAGCTGACGCTGAAGTGGAGAACGACTCAGCGACTCCCCCGGCGTCGTCCTCGATCGTCGGCGAGCCATATCGGGAGGTGCGAGGTGTCGCCGCGGGTAGCATAGACATGCGTGACTTCGTATCCGAGTCCTCGTCCGCCTACGCCAAGTCCTCCGTCCCCACGGTCAGCAGATTCCTGCCGGAGATCCGAATAGATCATTCGGACAACATCGACCTTGAGAACTACAGCACGAGTCCGCGCAAGTATCAGGAACCCCCGGTGTTTGTCGACCCGGCGTTCCCGGCGCGCGGCACCCGCGTCAACGAGGCGGTGGCCTACGGCGTGAACGAGCGCGGCGGCTTCCGCGGCGACGTGTCGGGCAAGTATCGCGGGGACGGCAAGATCTTCCTGCCGGCGACCAGCTTGTCCCCGGAAGCTTCGGCCAAGGTCCTCTGCAGCGCCGACGTGGAGTCGCGATTGGGCGCGATGCCGGACGTCACGCTGGCCGTGAAGAGCGACGTCGAGCTATCGTCGCGATCGAGCGCGGAGCTGAAGAGCCGGGAGCACGTGGTGAGCGCCATGCCGGACATCGCCAACACGAGCGAGCGCAAGCAGCCCGACGGCGAGGAGAAGACGCCGGAGATCGTGGTGACGGCGGGCGGCTGCGACAGCGCGACCAACGGCATGCTGGACCGTATCTCTCACGACCTCGATTATCTGCTTAATCGCACGCACGCCAACGAGGGAGCTTGA
- the LOC139822988 gene encoding uncharacterized protein: MTRCQPQSYHAQTTMTDSGKSSWCEESRCYGSTVTCGMLPTLRELASRGCNSRGSVCLVPYDVEMDAASHLQMTLLEAYCREIGIQVLSVSKETIQLHLCPGGTDLSCVLISNNDSYFPKLPKLPK, from the exons ATGACTCGCTGCCAGCCGCAATCCTACCACGCGCAGACCACGATGACCGACAG CGGGAAATCGTCGTGGTGCGAGGAGTCGCGCTGCTACGGGAGCACCGTCACCTGCGGCATGCTGCCGACCCTTCGAGAGCTGGCTTCCAGAGGGTGCAACAGCCGGGGCAGCGTCTGCCTGGTGCCATACGACGTCGAGATGGACGCGGCCAGCCACCTTCAGATGACCCTGCTCGAGGCTTATTGCCGGGAGATCGGGATCCAGGTGCTGAGCGTGTCCAAGGAGACGATACAGCTCCACTTGTGCCCGGGAGGCACGGACCTGTCGTGCGTCCTGATAAGCAACAACGATTCATACTTTCCTAAGCTGCCTAAGTTGCCGAAGTGA
- the Madm gene encoding nuclear receptor-binding protein homolog produces MPGSRSSTDPEHKSPRESGEDSEDESEILEESPCGRWLKRREEVYVGSKSTLAEGSSFGSTRGTENEIPEMEVEQRDVPGIDCAYLAMDTEEGVEVVWNEVQFSERKNFKAQEEKIQLVFENLTQLEHPNIVKFHRYWTDTHNDKPRVIFITEYMSSGSLKQFLKRTKRNVKKLPLQAWKRWCTQILSALSYLHSCSPPIIHGNLTCDTIFIQHNGLVKIGSVAPDAIHHHIKTCRTNMKNMHFVAPEYGNSVTPAIDIYSFGMCALEMAALEIQGNGDTGTIVTEENIRKTIESLDDVQQKDFIRKCLQVDPLSRPSARELLFHPVLFEVHSLKLLAAHALVNSATNISETITDEVLQRLYGPDTVVAEIKYQGIPPQQIRLSDIPVTEKLEKFVEDVKYGIYPLTAFMAKLPPPVRPRAISPEVTESVKSVTPEPVDVESRRVVNMMCNVKPREDSSELLMTILLRMDDKMNRQLTCPVSQMDTSMLLAQELVHFGFINENDRDKIANLIEEALRRYFNKQMVTPGMVSLTNLPTQTTLLLPGSEFPCLQHFDNSVCNATTSNSDNATNLLPKTSGIPVSSNKTSKLHDDAEPPTISESGS; encoded by the exons ATGCCCGGGAGCCGCTCCAGCACGGACCCAGAGCACAAGTCACCGCGGGAAAGTGGTGAAGACTCGGAGGATGAGAGCGAGATTCTGGAGGAGAGCCCGTGCGGGCGGTGGCTTAAGCGCCGGGAAGAG GTATATGTAGGTTCCAAATCAACGTTAGCCGAAGGTTCTAGCTTTGGATCAACGAGAGGAACTGAAAACGAAATTCCTGAAATGGAA GTGGAACAAAGAGATGTTCCAGGAATTGACTGTGCCTATCTGGCGATGGATACAGAGGAAGGTGTCGAAGTCGTGTGGAATGAGGTGCAATTTTCGGAAAGGAAAAACTTCAAGGCCCAGGAAGAAAAGATACAACTCGTTTTTGAGAACCTCACGCAATTGGAGCACCCTAACATTGTTAAATTTCATAGGTATTGGACAGATACCCATAATGACAAACCCCGA gttatatttataacggaATATATGTCATCTGGGTCCCTGAAACAGTTCCTAAAACGAACAAAacgcaatgtaaaaaagttgCCTCTACAAGCGTGGAAACGGTGGTGTACGCAAATACTTTCTGCACTTAG TTATTTGCATTCCTGTTCACCTCCTATTATACACGGGAATCTTACCTGTGACACAATATTTATCCAACACAATGGACTTGTAAAAATTGGTTCAG TAGCCCCAGATGCAATTCATCACCACATCAAGACTTGTAGAACAAACATGAAGAACATGCATTTTGTGGCTCCAGAATATGGAA ATTCCGTCACACCTGCCATTGACATTTATTCGTTCGGAATGTGCGCTTTGGAGATGGCTGCGCTGGAAATTCAGGGAAACGGTGATACGGGTACAATTGTTACCGAAGAGAACATCCGGAAGACAATAGAATCTTTAGATGATGTTcaacaaaaagattttattcgtAAATGTCTTCAGGTGGACCCGCTTAGTAGACCGAGTGCGAGAGAGTTGCTCTTTCACCCCGTTCTATTTGAAGTACATTCTCTCAAGTTGCTCGCAGCACACGCCTTGGTCAACTCGGCTA cTAACATTTCGGAAACAATCACAGACGAAGTGTTACAAAGGCTATATGGACCAGATACCGTAGTCGCCGAAATAAAGTATCAAGGGATACCTCCGCAACAAATTCGCTTAAGTGATATTCCCGTTACGgagaaattagagaaatttGTTGAAGACGTAAA GTATGGAATATATCCATTGACTGCATTTATGGCGAAATTGCCTCCGCCTGTCCGACCGAGGGCGATATCGCCCGAAGTGACAGAATCGGTTAAATCGGTTACACCCGAGCCCGTGGACGTGGAGTCTCGAAGAGTAGTTAATATGATGTGTAATGTTAAGCCTAGAGAAGATAGTAGTGAATTACTA ATGACAATATTGTTGCGAATGGATGACAAAATGAATAGACAATTGACGTGTCCCGTGAGCCAAATGGACACCTCGATGCTTCTCGCACAGGAACTTGTACATTTTGGATTTATTAATGAG AACGATCGTGATAAAATAGCCAATTTAATTGAGGAAGCATTGAGGAGATACTTCAACAAGCAAATGGTGACGCCAGGAATGGTATCATTAACTAATCTTCCTACTCAAACTACTTTATTGCTGCCTGGTTCGGAATTTCCATGTCTGCAACACTTTGACAATTCCGTGTGCAACGCCACAACATCCAATAGTGATAATGCAACTAACCTGCTGCCAAAAACCTCAGGTATACCTGTGTCAAGTAACAAAACGAGTAAACTTCACGATGATGCAGAACCGCCGACAATCAGCGAGAGCGGTAGTTAA
- the LOC139822986 gene encoding electron transfer flavoprotein beta subunit lysine methyltransferase-like isoform X2, whose protein sequence is MVIRKNICLKKLLFARKFSRSTNEAWDNFLRNSHRTSLKRFIQNHHDVANTILRNTEMTRDHLTPELKLFLLTENCPLYHEPFIDKSTDGRFDFLTRNVFQDPFWSIYWPGGQVLTRFILDEKERILGRMAQNARKDGIRILDLGAGCGATAIAAKLMNETCKIVANDISKVACVAIAMNAILNNVDIEVLWENLLEKPLEGLYDVIFVGDLLYDEEIANTLMTWLEDAYERGVRIYLGDPGRHGLSDDLRKRLRLLRRYSLPENIRKENHGYDVATVWEFDQT, encoded by the exons ATGGTTATCAGGAAAAACATATGTTTAAAGAAACTACTTTTCGcacgaaaattttcaagaagTACAAACGAGGCGTGGGACAATTTTCTACGTAATAGCCACAGAACGTCgcttaaaagatttattcagAATCATCACGACGTAGCGAATACGATCTTGAGAAACACGGAGATGACTCGCGATCATTTGACTCCGGAACTGAAGTTATTCCTGCTAACAGAGAACTGTCCCTTATATCACGAGCCATTCATTGATAAAAGTACAGATGGAAGATTCGATTTCTTGACCAGAAACGTATTTCAAGATCCATTTTGGTCTATATACTGGCCTGGAGGCCAAGTACTTACGAGATTCATTCTGGACGAAAAGGAAAGAATTTTAGGGCGCATGGCACAAAATGCGAGAAAAGATGGAATAAGGATACTGGATTTGGGTGCGGGATGCGGCGCTACGGCGATAGCTGcaaaattaatgaatgaaACGTGTAAGATTGTTGCAAATGACATCAGCAAAG TCGCTTGCGTAGCTATTGCGATGAATGCGATATTAAACAACGTAGACATTGAGGTGTTGTGGGAAAACTTGTTAGAAAAACCATTAGAAGGTCTATACGACGTGATCTTTGTGGGTGATTTATTGTACGACGAGGAAATAGCGAACACCTTAATGACCTGGTTGGAAGACGCATATGAACGAGGTGTGCGAATTTATCTAGGAGATCCAGGAAGGCACGGATTGAGCGACGATCTCAGAAAGCGATTGAGATTGCTACGACGATATTCTTTACCGGAAAACATCAGGAAAGAGAATCACGGTTACGACGTGGCTACTGTGTGGGAATTTGACCAGACTTGA